A window from Hemicordylus capensis ecotype Gifberg chromosome 2, rHemCap1.1.pri, whole genome shotgun sequence encodes these proteins:
- the THAP1 gene encoding THAP domain-containing protein 1 isoform X4, with the protein MVQSCSAYRCRNRYDKEKPISFHKFPLTRPDLCKKWEAAVRRKNFKPTKYSSICSEHFTPDCFKRECNNKLLKDNAVPTIFCHTELNVKSEGIQEPLEEPSPPSPSPPPQTDPRLVDPSIGLLMPPLHTPNNIAVFCDHNYTVEDTVHQRKRIQQLEEQVDKLRKKLKTAQQRCRRQEKQIEKLRELVQFQKEKDVLSGKGGYVILPNDYFEIVEVPA; encoded by the exons ATGGTGCAGTCCTGCTCTGCCTACCGTTGCCGGAATCGATACGACAAAGAGAAGCCCATCTCCTTCCACAA GTTTCCTCTCACAAGGCCTGATCTCTGCAAGAAATGGGAAGCTGCTGTTAGAAGAAAAAATTTCAAACCAACAAAATATAGCAGCATTTGTTCAGAACACTTTACTCCAGATTGCTTCAAAAGAGAATGCAATAACAAGCTACTAAAAGACAATGCTGTGCCAACAATATTTTGCCACACAGAACTAAATGTGAAG TCTGAAGGCATTCAAGAACCACTTGAAGAAccatctcccccttctccttcaccACCACCGCAAACTGATCCAAGACTAGTAGATCCAAGCATTGGATTATTAATGCCACCACTTCACACCCCTAATAATATTGCTGTTTTTTGTGATCACAACTATACTGTAGAGGATACGGTACATCAGAGAAAAAGAATTCAGCAGCTGGAAGAGCAGGTAGATAAACTACGGAAGAAGCTTAAGACCGCACAGCAGCGATGCAGACGTCAGGAGAAACAGATTGAAAAACTGCGAGAGCTTGTTCAGTTTCAGAAGGAAAAAGACGTGTTGTCAGGCAAAGGTGGCTATGTGATTCTGCCGAATGACTATTTTGAAATTGTAGAAGTACCTGCGTAG
- the THAP1 gene encoding THAP domain-containing protein 1 isoform X2: MKVGHLALLTLEELCFSFRGVAVLIFLFPLTRPDLCKKWEAAVRRKNFKPTKYSSICSEHFTPDCFKRECNNKLLKDNAVPTIFCHTELNVKSEGIQEPLEEPSPPSPSPPPQTDPRLVDPSIGLLMPPLHTPNNIAVFCDHNYTVEDTVHQRKRIQQLEEQVDKLRKKLKTAQQRCRRQEKQIEKLRELVQFQKEKDVLSGKGGYVILPNDYFEIVEVPA, translated from the exons ATGAAAGTGGGCCACCTCGCCCTGCTAACCCTAGAAGAATTATGCTTTTCATTCAGAGGGGTAGCTGTATTAATCTTTCT GTTTCCTCTCACAAGGCCTGATCTCTGCAAGAAATGGGAAGCTGCTGTTAGAAGAAAAAATTTCAAACCAACAAAATATAGCAGCATTTGTTCAGAACACTTTACTCCAGATTGCTTCAAAAGAGAATGCAATAACAAGCTACTAAAAGACAATGCTGTGCCAACAATATTTTGCCACACAGAACTAAATGTGAAG TCTGAAGGCATTCAAGAACCACTTGAAGAAccatctcccccttctccttcaccACCACCGCAAACTGATCCAAGACTAGTAGATCCAAGCATTGGATTATTAATGCCACCACTTCACACCCCTAATAATATTGCTGTTTTTTGTGATCACAACTATACTGTAGAGGATACGGTACATCAGAGAAAAAGAATTCAGCAGCTGGAAGAGCAGGTAGATAAACTACGGAAGAAGCTTAAGACCGCACAGCAGCGATGCAGACGTCAGGAGAAACAGATTGAAAAACTGCGAGAGCTTGTTCAGTTTCAGAAGGAAAAAGACGTGTTGTCAGGCAAAGGTGGCTATGTGATTCTGCCGAATGACTATTTTGAAATTGTAGAAGTACCTGCGTAG
- the THAP1 gene encoding THAP domain-containing protein 1 isoform X1, which yields MLFIQRGSCINLSVWVVAQSCGTLKTSFCLRFPLTRPDLCKKWEAAVRRKNFKPTKYSSICSEHFTPDCFKRECNNKLLKDNAVPTIFCHTELNVKSEGIQEPLEEPSPPSPSPPPQTDPRLVDPSIGLLMPPLHTPNNIAVFCDHNYTVEDTVHQRKRIQQLEEQVDKLRKKLKTAQQRCRRQEKQIEKLRELVQFQKEKDVLSGKGGYVILPNDYFEIVEVPA from the exons ATGCTTTTCATTCAGAGGGGTAGCTGTATTAATCTTTCTGTATGGGTTGTTGCtcagtcttgtggcactttaaagactagCTTCTGTCTAAG GTTTCCTCTCACAAGGCCTGATCTCTGCAAGAAATGGGAAGCTGCTGTTAGAAGAAAAAATTTCAAACCAACAAAATATAGCAGCATTTGTTCAGAACACTTTACTCCAGATTGCTTCAAAAGAGAATGCAATAACAAGCTACTAAAAGACAATGCTGTGCCAACAATATTTTGCCACACAGAACTAAATGTGAAG TCTGAAGGCATTCAAGAACCACTTGAAGAAccatctcccccttctccttcaccACCACCGCAAACTGATCCAAGACTAGTAGATCCAAGCATTGGATTATTAATGCCACCACTTCACACCCCTAATAATATTGCTGTTTTTTGTGATCACAACTATACTGTAGAGGATACGGTACATCAGAGAAAAAGAATTCAGCAGCTGGAAGAGCAGGTAGATAAACTACGGAAGAAGCTTAAGACCGCACAGCAGCGATGCAGACGTCAGGAGAAACAGATTGAAAAACTGCGAGAGCTTGTTCAGTTTCAGAAGGAAAAAGACGTGTTGTCAGGCAAAGGTGGCTATGTGATTCTGCCGAATGACTATTTTGAAATTGTAGAAGTACCTGCGTAG
- the THAP1 gene encoding THAP domain-containing protein 1 isoform X3, producing the protein MTFLRIKFLTFRPRWIPRLLQGLLWRFPLTRPDLCKKWEAAVRRKNFKPTKYSSICSEHFTPDCFKRECNNKLLKDNAVPTIFCHTELNVKSEGIQEPLEEPSPPSPSPPPQTDPRLVDPSIGLLMPPLHTPNNIAVFCDHNYTVEDTVHQRKRIQQLEEQVDKLRKKLKTAQQRCRRQEKQIEKLRELVQFQKEKDVLSGKGGYVILPNDYFEIVEVPA; encoded by the exons atgacttttttgcggataaaatttctcacattcaGGCCAAGATGGATTCCACGGTTATTGCAGGGTCTACTGTGGAG GTTTCCTCTCACAAGGCCTGATCTCTGCAAGAAATGGGAAGCTGCTGTTAGAAGAAAAAATTTCAAACCAACAAAATATAGCAGCATTTGTTCAGAACACTTTACTCCAGATTGCTTCAAAAGAGAATGCAATAACAAGCTACTAAAAGACAATGCTGTGCCAACAATATTTTGCCACACAGAACTAAATGTGAAG TCTGAAGGCATTCAAGAACCACTTGAAGAAccatctcccccttctccttcaccACCACCGCAAACTGATCCAAGACTAGTAGATCCAAGCATTGGATTATTAATGCCACCACTTCACACCCCTAATAATATTGCTGTTTTTTGTGATCACAACTATACTGTAGAGGATACGGTACATCAGAGAAAAAGAATTCAGCAGCTGGAAGAGCAGGTAGATAAACTACGGAAGAAGCTTAAGACCGCACAGCAGCGATGCAGACGTCAGGAGAAACAGATTGAAAAACTGCGAGAGCTTGTTCAGTTTCAGAAGGAAAAAGACGTGTTGTCAGGCAAAGGTGGCTATGTGATTCTGCCGAATGACTATTTTGAAATTGTAGAAGTACCTGCGTAG
- the LOC128344155 gene encoding IQ domain-containing protein N-like, whose product MTEEDCWDSDSSSEESDVFSQNKKTEEYVSRIKENISSGDSMTFRGNRYTPVRGPMSVSPDMFNQCVKFPPKARPRTDRTSCFVHKRTDPSHKRAVRNASLNDVLTLLPMPLPRRKTRQQLQKEKEAAITIQSAWRGYQIRRDMEKLNEAATNIQAAFRGYMTRKALPLGLCSYGRTTGSKFKEAMRTENKSRPFPVLLGSLQQLDLASGAHTGSHSIFPTNGKPRSYPNHIKKDDKPLHPKVTCIEVDSSAFRPSRKMLTCSAFDTGVQKQKYRDAATTIQAAWRGYQERQKIRLIVQAKKSFGKSFCSNFTIRKIYRKRAMSGHTLEEHEVRGIFTKSEPHGIARIRNINICAVVKGKPASQRSNVSIQVSSPNAEVQGYQRDMSMGTKGFYTAKNNRAQRPSQILIHVHLQKENEPINCPP is encoded by the coding sequence ATGACAGAAGAGGATTGTTGGGATTCAGACTCTTCATCTGAAGAATCTGATGTCTTTTCTCAGAATAAGAAAACAGAAGAATATGTTTCCCGTATAAAAGAAAACATTTCTTCTGGGGATAGTATGACATTTCGGGGCAATAGATACACACCAGTGCGCGGTCCCATGTCAGTCAGTCCTGATATGTTTAATCAATGTGTCAAGTTTCCCCCCAAAGCCAGACCCCGCACTGACAGAACAAGCTGTTTCGTCCATAAACGGACAGATCCATCACATAAAAGGGCTGTCAGGAATGCGAGTCTGAATGATGTTCTAACCCTGCTGCCGATGCCTCTGCCTCGGCGAAAGACACGTCAGCaacttcaaaaagaaaaagaagcagccaTCACAATCCAGTCTGCCTGGAGAGGTTATCAGATCAGAAGGGATATGGAGAAGTTAAATGAGGCTGCCACCAACATTCAGGCAGCTTTCCGAGGATACATGACACGGAAGGCACTGCCTCTTGGACTATGCAGTTATGGCAGGACCACTGGCTCAAAGTTCAAGGAGGCAATGAGAACCGAAAACAAGAGTAGACCTTTCCCTGTTCTCTTAGGCAGCCTTCAGCAGTTGGATTTAGCATCTGGAGCACACACTGGAAGCCACAGCATCTTCCCCACAAACGGCAAACCTAGAAGCTATCCAAATCACATTAAAAAAGATGATAAACCTTTGCATCCGAAAGTAACCTGCATTGAAGTTGATTCATCAGCCTTCAGACCCAGCAGAAAAATGTTGACATGCAGTGCCTTTGACACTGGAGTGCAGAAGCAGAAATATCGGGATGCTGCCACTACCATCCAAGCAGCATGGAGGGGGTATCAAGAGAGGCAGAAAATAAGGCTTATCGTGCAAGCAAAAAAAAGCTTTGGGAAGTCTTTTTGTTCCAATTTTACAATCCGGAAAATCTACAGAAAACGTGCAATGTCAGGACATACTCTTGAGGAGCATGAAGTCCGGGGGATCTTTACAAAGTCAGAGCCCCATGGGATAGCACGTATTCGAAATATTAATATATGTGCAGTAGTAAAAGGCAAGCCAGCTTCCCAGAGGTCCAATGTATCCATACAGGTATCCAGCCCAAATGCTGAGGTGCAGGGATATCAGAGAGACATGAGCATGGGCACCAAGGGAttctatactgccaaaaacaATAGAGCTCAGAGGCCATCTCAGATCCTCATACATGTGCATTTGCAAAAAGAAAATGAGCCAATAAATTGTCCTCCTTAA